The following are from one region of the Penaeus vannamei isolate JL-2024 chromosome 28, ASM4276789v1, whole genome shotgun sequence genome:
- the LOC138867083 gene encoding uncharacterized protein: protein MGMSSEVKKTILETELWKCTWMDDGELDVEVKQRIQSGWQAWRRFSGVFCDKKISAKLKGKVYKIAVRPAILYESESWPIKRVHEKKVNVAEMRMLRSEEDYIGNRVMEMHVDGRRRRGRPKLSWSDRLKEVLEDKGLKGRWDGQSKMEEASEEQ from the exons atgggcatgtcatcagaagtgaagaagaCTATATTGGAAACCGagttatggaaatgcacgtggatggac gacggtgaactggatgtagaagtaaagcaacgcattcagtcagggtggcaggcatggagaaggttttcaggagtaTTCTGCGACAAGAAGATCAGCGCAAAACTCAAAGGGAAGGTTTATAAAATagctgtgagacctgctatcctttatgAAAGCGAATcatggccaattaagagggtgcatgaaaagaaggtgaatgtagcagagatgaggatgttaag aagtgaagaagaCTATATTGGAAACCGagttatggaaatgcacgtggatggacgtagaaggagaggCAGACCCAAGCTAAGTTGGAGCGACAGACTGAAAGAAGTTCTGGAAGACAAAGGACTCAAGGGAAGATGGgatggacagagcaagatggaagaggctagtgaggaacagtga